agcgtgtTTAGCATATGGTATGCTTCCCCCTTCCCTACCTGGTCCCACGTGTCTAGTAACATGACATCATCTTCATTGAGGTCGTCCTGTGTAAACTGGGTCACCTCGGTCACCTTGAAACGTCCCGACTTGTTGGAGCATTCGAAAAGGCGTGGCTCGTGGTCCAAAACCATCTGCTGCAGcctgtggacacacacacacaggcttcaGGGGCATGGTCAATGCATACACACTGttacatacaaacacaaaacccATGGAGTCTAACGGACACaatcatacacacaaacacatttggacGATATGGACAcacgcacaaatacacacagaaaaggacaaaaactcACGCCAGCCTCAAACGCTATCCGTCAACCACCTTTACCTCTTGTCATCGGCATAGGGAACCTGTCCCCCGAGCGTCTCCCAGAATTCGAAAGGCTCATGTCCCTCTGCAATAATCTGGCTCTGGAGTCCTTCCAAGTTGTGTCCAATCACGGAGCTGATCTCCTTTGCCATGTCCCTCTCATCTCCACTTGCTCCCTACAACCACCAGACATCATTGGCTTTCTAATGCCACCATTGTTTACATCAGAGGGCCCACTCTGTACCTTTCCACACCACAAGTACAGTCCACACTGACTCTTAAgcaaaaaaacgtcattggaGTTGAGAGAAGAAGCCAGCGCTGGAACCTCAATAGCTCTCGTATTGGCGGGCTCATAACCATGAACCTGGAACAGTCGCACTGATGGATCTGGCTCCGAAATTCCTTTTCTAGAGGAGCCCCCCTGACACAGAAGAGGGATTGCAAACATTACATGGGGCAGACACAAAAGCCCACTGGGATTCAATTCACATTCATACCTCAAAGATGACCATTCTGCCTTTGAAAATGGCCAAAAAATGTCTTGGTTCTTTACCCATGGTCACCCTCACTTGAACCGGCGCCCCACCGTACATGTGGTCCATATCTATGGCGTGGAGCGCAGACGCTGCCAGTTCATCCTGTGTGGCATGGCGGCCCTAAAATAGTGCATGTTTGATTTGAGCTTAGTTCCGCCTCCAAAGATGAGGCGGAGAGTACAAGTCAGCGTTGGGAGCGTCACCTGCCATATGTAGAGCAAGTAGCTTTGCTTGTTTTTCACCAGGTAAGTATATAGGATCAAGTAACAGTCCCCTCCGTAGAAGTAGCCGTGACGTTGAGGGTCCACTGGCACCAGCTCCAGATTCTCAATTCTCCAAACCTGAGTGCAATTGTAGTCGTTTGATTATCTTCGTTAATTTTTGTTCATCATTGACTGTCTTTGTATTAACTCCTCATGTTTGTAAAGCACTTAATTCCTCTCTTAAATAgtgctacataaataaaatgtacttacTGTCTTCAAGGCAACCGGGGAGTAGGAAATAGcccaaatagatttttttttaggtcagaagtaaaaaaaaaaaaatcataaagttGATATGTCGACAAGCTACGGTATACGGGAAAtatgatgaaaacatttttttgttgaaataaatgttAAAGTTTTTTTCATATAATACATAAAATCTATCGACAATATCTTTACACCAATTTCTGGAGAGTTTCTAGATGGAGTCATATTTTTAGTTGACATGGCCATTGTGGGTGACATTCAACCAACACAGGCTTGGACGTCCCATTGCACATTTTTTAGTTGGAAGCATTTCTAACTTGCCAGcaatgttttctcttttttgcctTATGGTCAATGAAAGGCAAtcagttaataaaaaaaatagaatgttttAAGACTGCACACATGGCCACGAACCTCCACTTGGCCTGTGCCATCGTCCACCATCCTCTCTTGCGCAGCAATCTCTGGCCTCTCGTGCATCAGAGACACATCGAATTTCTCCTGTCTGACATtagctgacaaaaaaataaaagattcgCTAATTGCACAGTCATTGGCTTATTATACTTGAACTTGTGGAGTAATGTCGCAGCCAACGTCACATACCAACTTTCCCCATTGTGTGTACTCTGCCCAGGCCTTGAGTCTGGTCCTTCACTGTCCACGTCTGGAACAGTTGCTTGAAGAGAGCCGATTCGCCGCCGTCATTTATCACCTCCACATTTGTTGTGCCGGGATAGTTTTTTGCCTTGATAAACTCCTAAAAAGACCAGTCGAATAGTAAGAGGATGTCATCATATTgtatataacaacaacaaaatggcagaaCGTGCCACTCACCAAAGATCTGCTTATGGCCATCTGCCGCTCGGCTTTATTCGCTTTCTTCCCCTTCCACACAAACACTTTTGACCCACCATGGTCCAGGATGTAGCAGTCCTGTATACATTTGATCAATGGCTCTCAAATTGTTTACCATCTCAACtaccatcatgaccaacattacTAAACAAGACGCAGGTATATTGTAAACCATTATAACATGATGCACTTTTAGAACAGCAACACAGCACTTAAATTAATCAAAagagatatttttaaaatacaaaaaaaatgttttgagagtcaatgaaaatatattgtacattaaagttaaaatattaaacgactttttattgtgaaatgtttCATGGAACTGAACCTCACTCAGGCTGTGATTCTTtcacataccactagagggagtcaacattccatccatccattttctaaattgtttatcctcacaagggtggaggggtgtgctggggcctatctcagctgtttttttaaaaacttgagaTGTGCCTGGGcatttgttggaaaaaaaacatttttctttttatttgataAGATTTTTTTAAGTCGTACTATttataattacatttttaagtgTGTTAGTGCAAAatagttcattttatttcattatttccaACAAAACAAGTATTTCAATACAATAATGGTATGCAAAAAATACATGCAACAAATATTATGAGACCTTTGATCATGTAAATGCTCAGTGGTCTGAATTAAAGCCCCTTCGAGACTCTAGGGGCCTTTAAAGTCAAAGAAAGCAACTCACATTATTGTTGAGTAGTTCCTGAACCAGTGGCCTGCGAGCAACCTCTACGACCTTCATCTGCCCTTCAGCATCTGACACACTGGGAGAAGTGCACACATAGAGGATGCACACATTGAAAAATCCTCACACTGACTGGAAGAAACCGAATAGCATTGGTCTAAATCTTACTGATAAAGAGTGAGGTTTCCCGTTTGTTCCTTGTGAGGGCCTTCGTCAGGAGATCCGTCCGTCAGATGGATGCGCCTCTCCCCAAGGACGCCAATTAGCATGTCCATGATGTCAGGGGAGTTGTCCTCCTGGTCACCTTCAATCACCTTGATCTCCGCCCGACCTCCTCGTTCTCTGTCTCGGATGTCTTTGGCCAACAGCATACtctggggggatggggggggggcaaaaaagaggtaacctttttttttcatactgctTCCACTACAACAACAACTTCATGATGAGGATtgtgatgacgacgatgacaaGAAGTAGAAACTACCGAATAATTGTATATTAATCTAAGCACATTACTACTAATTACTTGCGTAGCAGTGTCAGTAAGAATGCCATCAGGATTTGAGTAAAAGTACAGAAATGACTAAAATGTTGTAACAATGTAGAAGAACGCAGTTAGCAATCATTTAAAACACACGGAGTCCCTTTGCAAAAATGTAGGACACTCTAGTTGTGTCAACGTGCAGTAACTAAAACGATGTAGTAAAAAATAGGAATtcgtttctgttgttgtttatgaATACATGCATGCAAGTGTCATAATGTTGCAATGCTGTTGGGTGTCCTTTGTAATATTATCGTATAGTTTATGATTGTGTCACAGTGCAGTTTGCAACTACTAGTTCTCCTACCACCACCACCGAGCATTTGTGTTGGAATACAATAATCGCAACTGAGTGCTTAGTTAATCATGTAGTCAGATTTCTTAatacagaggtgtcaaactcatttttgccgtgggccacattttagttaccgtttcccttcgagggccattatgactgaaaccatataaaaaagtcaagagtaacggtttattcaactattgtttaagttactgtaatgaggggtttggtcacaggaaaatgcttacagtatgtCTCTAATTTATTAAAGATGAGAATTTTAAACGttgagagattttagcaagcatttaGCAAGTTGACtgacttttgcgggccacataaaattatgtggcgagccaaatctggcccccgggcctttagTTTGACATCATATCTTAATACATTTGTGAAGGTACTTGAAGGTAATTATACCTTAATTAGGTATAATACCTATACCTAATTAAGGTATATAATTATATAGTATAAATAATTAtagtatatataattatatagtatatataattatataaataagtatataataataatatattataaaataataatataatatataattaggTGAATACCTAATTATGTATAATAATTAGGTATTCACTGCTGAATACGTAATTAAAAGTATTAAAAGTAATCGCAAGACAAGCACTTAGCAGTAATTGTTTTCATTATGATCAGTAATTACATCATATGCTgtatttgccatttttaaatgatgcGGAATTAACGATAGTTGTGTGTAGTCTGAATATATTTCAAAAACGCAGAAATTAGCCACTTTACATTAATCGTTCGACAATAATGTAATTGCTCCTAAATTGTGCATGACAGTATACTCAGCGGTCACGTGCATCCACTAATCTTACTTTAAGTCTTTCCTGCTTGTTGCTCTTCGGTCCATTCCACTGAATGATGGTTTTCCCGGTGTCCAGTAAAAACACATCGCTGAGGTTGAAGCTCTTCCAGCACAGTGCCACCTGAAACCAGTTGGGAGCAGCGGCGACGTTTATACACAAGGCGCTCTGTGCCCCCGCTGTGTTACGTAACCGGCCCGAAATCCAGCGCTCACCTCCTTGGCCACCACCCGTTTCCTCCCTTTGACATGAAGCAGCCTCTGTACGTCGTAGCTGTTGATTTCAGTGTGCCTCATGCCCGACGCAACTCCACCTTTCTTGTAGCTGCAGCATGTGACGCAGGGTGGGTCAAACGGAGATAAATCTAGGGTTACATTCCTCTTGGCTTTCACATTCACTCACATTATTCCTTGCTTGAAATAACCCCTGAACACGTCGGACTCGTGCTCCTGAACTTCTCTGTGCTGGACCGGTGTGGAACCCAAATAATCATCCAATTGGGTGGTGTAAACTGCAGCGGCACCTTGCTCATCTTGAGAGGACTGTGAGCCGATCCAGAAGTGGATGTCATAGTGGAGGGAGTTTTTTACCTTCTGGGTCTGAAGATTCAAGAGTCATACAGACAGTCAACATCACAAATGCTACACTATGAGAATGGGTAAATTGTGTACTTACATAGAGAACAACGTAGCAGTCACCCTCATAAAAATGTCCGCAGGACTTCTCGGGGACTTGAACAAgctccattttctgtttcacATGGAGAAGACGCCTGTTTCCACCATTACATTGTAAAAGTATCCATCACTTTTACGACGATATGTGATGGGAAACTACACAAGTACCTCAATTCTCCAGATGATAATCCCAGGGGTGTGAGTTACGGCTCTAAATGTGTACTCCATGTTGCACGGCGTTGTGGTGGGCCGCTTTGATTCCTTGTTAATTTCACCTGCTCAAATAAAAACAGCACCCAAACCGGTAAAATGTTTCAACAAGATACAGATCGTACACGGTGCAACACATAGAACATACCTTCAAAGAGTTGATCTTGGTTACAACAAAAAGCCTCCTTTCATTCAATGCAGCTGGCAAGAGAATTTGCATGCATTTGCGTGTTTGGGACTTTTCACAAAGTTCTGCCCAATCGCTGAGGATGGCACATGACCATGTAGGCAAATtggtcaaacaaaaacagactCATATTCTAATTTGAACATGCACACTTTTTTCCATTGCCACCTGGCTGTAGGCCCAGCAGTTTGTACACTAAAGATAAGtgaccccctgccccccgccgccaaaaaacaaaaaaatcatgctaCAACTATACACACGGAATATAAGAACACATCTTAAGCTTTGTTGTTTGCTGTTAGAAGTCATGTCATTGCCCAACATGGCATCTGCTTTGAAAATTATTGTTTCATTTATATTTCCATCTTGGTAGTATTTTGAATAGTACGTTTGCTACACAGGTTTATGTTCTGGGTCTGAATCTCAACTCCCAACTTTGCTTTGTGAAGTTCAATTGTTCTTTTTGTGCTGAGAGGCTATTCTTGTAgtatttcctcccacgttccaaaagaaCGCTTGATAGCTTCATAGTCGACTTTAGGACCTCTATTTTCATGACCGGTGTAAACATGGTGTGGAGAACCAATGCATGGGCAGGTTAGACTGGAGGATCTACAAGAGGTAGGGCTGCGTCACTGAGGGAGTGGTCACAGTTGACTTTAATCAAAATTGCGCCTTTCACGTCCTTCCAATCTGCCGCACTAGTCGTGTAATAGAGTAAAAAAACATCACCCGTTAATATCTGTGTCGCCCAGAACAGCAATTGTTTTGAGGGTTCAATGCCCGCTGTTCTATGTCACCAAAACAACTACAAAGAGAACGCTAGTTGCGATTTGTCTTCACATGCTCTGACCGTTTCTCATCAAAAATCACTTGGGATAGGCTCTCGCTCACCTGTGATGTTAACAAGGATAATGGATAGATATTTGATTTCAATTCTAATTAGTAATGTGAAATCATTTTGTAACACTtttcatataagataagatatcctttattcgtcccacactggggaaatttacatgacTTTGGGCATCATCTTTATATTCAAAGAACAGTGAAGAGGAATGACTAGTAAGGATCAAAGTAAGCCTTGTAGATGTAAATGtatatcactttttttccaatgacTTCTCCTCACATGCGCATAAACGCATAAGAGGCCACGAGTGACaagttaaaataacattttcagcCTTGTAGAATCGAAAACGCTACTTATGACTTTGCCCTTTTTCCATGAATCCTCGCATGAGCCTCCACCGGAATGATGTCATGCAAGTTAATGGCCAAAATGAAACGCAAAGACACACCATTTAAAGTTCAGATGCCTGGAAAATGGTGATGAATCACAGTTTAAGCACAGTGGGGTCACTtgggcctttttgtttttttgatccAAGTGGAAAAAATATGGCACAACAATTATTCCTTTCAGTTTTTTGATCTTGAGGACGACAGAAGGTGGAAATAATTACAGAGTAACCAGACTAACGTACTACTCAAGCCAACTACTGTTTGGCTTCCTCTGGCCCTATAATTAAAAGTACTGTGATCTGGCTAAAGACAAAGTAATAACCGAAACGTCTTTCAAGGTGCAATGTGCAACTCTTGTATCCGTAAAGTGAAACTTTACTAACAAATCATACTCACGATTCCTCAAGAGATTTGATTAAAATGTTCGACTTGCTCAGGCAGAGGTGCAATGCAATCTCCGTCGGAACAACGCATTACTTTGGCAACGCGGGGCTTTTAAGATCATGGACAGAAAGGCAATGATGACATAAAGgattctgattggctgatgTCATGCTGCTCACATGCTGTCATGCTGCTCACAGCCACGAAGAAGACATACGGTCATACggtcccgtgcctgcgtgggttttctccgggtactccggtttcctcccgcgttccaaaaaaatccatggcaggttaatggaacactcaaaattgtcctgaagtgtgagtgtgagcgcaaatggttgttcctctctgtgtgccctgcgatcggctggcaacaggttcaggttgtcccccgcctactgcccaaagacagctaggataacctccagcacgccccgcgacctttgtgaggataaagcggttcggaaaaaggatggatggatggatatactgtaGCCCGTTCCCTCCATTCTGCACCAGGTAGAAGCCGAAGAGGAAACAAGGGGGACAGGCCTGTCTCTTCCATCTCCACCAGATGTTCTTAGCTCCTCCCATTTAGCTCAGCTGGACATTCCAGCCCACCTCTAGGGATCTGCCGGCTCCTCCGCACACTCGGCCAGTCTACGCGAGCAGGAGGAAACATAATGAGAGGACTCGTTGTCTTCGTCAGTGCCGTGTGTTTGGCCAGCGCACAGCACCAGGCCCTCATTGACTACTTGGAACGTCGGCTGCTTGCGATAGAGGTGAGACTTTTCTTCTTGTGCTCCACGAGGACATTTCCAGGAATAGGGCAAAGGCAATGGAATGCAGATGTTCCTCAACTACGGGGAAAGCTTTTCAAAGCTGTTATAGTGTTTAGGTTCTATTTAGTATCCACTTTTGACATGAGAAGGACGTAAAAAGATGCAAATCGGGCGCATTCATCTTGTCCGCCTTGTTGAAACAGCAGAACACGGAACCGCAGGGGATTGCATTTATCAGGCTGATCAAGGAAGTTGTTATTTCACTATCAATATCCCGTGTGGAAAGTCTCCAAAAAGGTCCATTGGAGTCTCTTGCCGGAGACTTGTTATCCTTTAATGGTACAGTCACTAtaccacaaaaagaaaataatcatttggCGTCAAGGAAAATTGAAGATGCTGTTCATCATACGGTGAATTTTTTACATGGATTATGCCTGAAATCCATGTCAATGTTGTGCCCTGGCATTCCTCACACCATATGTTTTATTAGTTAATCCTTCTCCTGTACAGAGAGGGAAAAACTTTCTCGGCTAAAACACAAAGGTTGATGTCATGACCATGTCAGTGCTTCTCTCTCAGAATACTTTGAAGTCTGCTAATTGGAATTCTTTCTTTGAAATCTGTATGTCCGTATCTGACCTGGCCCGCTTCAACAAAATAGGACCGCATCTCCCTGTGGCACGAACAGGCCACCCGCTACGCCTCAGAGCTGCGCGAACTCAAACAACACATGGTTTCTCAGCTTGAGAACCTGGACAAAGAGAAGGAGACACTCCGCGTGAGTCTGGACAGCATGGGGATGCGAGTGGACCGGGTGGAGCGTGAGCTGGACTACTTGGAGACCCAGAACGGTGCTCAGCCGTGCGTGGATGTGGACGACAAGCTGATCGAGCAGCAAGTCACTCAGGTGCAGGAGAAGCAGAAGACCAAATACTTCAAACTCACTGGTGAGAGATTGCGCTGCTCCGAATTGAAGTGTTGCTAACTGGGAATGAGCCATCTTCACATGGCACAACTCATGAGATATATTTGAAATAagcataagcaaaaaaaaaaaaaaaaaagaggcacagCTACTGACTACTGGTTAGCACTGCACTCCAGGGTGTACTGCGCCGGATATActtcagcacacccgcaacccgaGTTAAGATAAGCAGTAGAGTTAATTGTTAGTTAATTGTTAGTTATAATGTTAGTTACTTGACGTGTTCAATTGAAAACACCACAAAGACATAtttaatccattcatccattttctggaccaccCGACATATTTCAtgttacgttttttttgtttgtttgttagttttagtGGAAGTAATGCACACCAGCTGGCAACAATAAATATTGAACTGAATTCACTGAAATTTGGTTAAGTTCCTTTCCattgaacaagaaaaaaaaaaacaatcccatgGCATTTTGGGGTGCAAATGGTAGCAATGTTAAATTAGCATGAGCAAGGGGATACATTtgtgtttctctttttcttAGACTGCAACGACATGCTCTCCACCATAAAGGCTATGAAGATCTTGAAGCGATTGGGAGGTTCCAAGGGAATGTGGACCAGAGACACCGGCGGGGGGTCCGGGAAGGTCTTTATCTTTAATGGAACCGACGAAGACACCATCTTCGAATTTGCCACCGTGCAAGATTTTACTCGTTCGCATGGCCTGTCTGAGTCCAGGCAGCTGAAGCTTCCCTCCGCTTGGCAAGGGACGGGACACATCGTCTACAACAATCACGCCTATCTTGTGATTCAGGAGGATGAATTGACGCTGGTCAAATATGACTTGAGGAACAAGTCTGTGGTAGATAGCGCGGTGTTCCCAGACCAGGACTACATCCCAGTGTACAGCCTGAGCCCTGAAACCGTGATGGACCTGGCTGTGGATGAAGAAGGCCTGTGGGTCATTTACTCAACACTTCAGAATGAGCAACACATCACCCTGGCTAAAATAGACACTCGCTCGCTGAGCATCGAGCAAACGTGGGACACGAGCTGCCCGAGACAGAACGCAGAAGCGGCCTTTGTCATCTGTGGCACGCTGTACGTGGTCTACAACTCGGAGCAGCCCGGGCGATCCCACGTCCAGTGTTTGTTTGACGTCAATGACATGGTGAGCAATGACGACGCGCCGCTGATTTACTTCCCCAAACGTTACGGGGCTCACGCCAGTCTCAAGTACAACCCGCTGGAGCAGCTGCTCTATGCCTGGGATGATGGCTTCCAGATTCTCTACAAACTTGTCATGAAGAAGAAACTTGAGGTTTAGGACTAAACAACAAAATCCCCAACCCACATTGTGGTATAGCTCAGAAGTAGTTTTGGCCACATTGCATCGTGTGAGCCTACTGGCCAGTGGAGTTTATATAACTTTTGTACTGTTGTATGTTTCGCGTCTCTTCATTTTGTCACAATGTGTTTACTGTGCAGTACATGAAGGAAAGTGTCAATTTCTTGTCTTTTAGCTGCTGACAACGTTCTGCCTGGAAGCATCTTGTACTTAACTCTGCTTTTATCATTCTTTGACATTTCTATCAAGATTTTGATTgccttttaaaaagaaaatctgcattCCATTTTCACACACTATATGGAAAAGAGTCGCCACGAAAGTCAAACTTTTGCTTTTCCTAAAGCAGAGGGACAGTCTAAATATCTGCAGGCATAACCAAATTTCCGTCTGGTTTCCACTGGGCTCTTATGTGAGCAGTGCTTTGTCCTGTTAAGTTTTTGCCTGGTTGTGATTATAGCTCATAAAGGCAAAGCCAACTGATTGAGATACCGTTTACTTAATCCTGTTATGATGAAATACAAACATGTGTGATCCCCCCCGATTTCGTCTGTATGTTCCACGTAATCATATGTGACAGCAATGGTTCAAACCAGTGGACAAGTGATTCCGTTCAAGCTCATAGCAACATTCGATAATGATTTGCTATTTAGTGGTATTTGCTAGCTGGCTAGCACCGTTATGTTTCCCTCTTTACACTGTGGAGCTCTGTAAACCAAGACTGATCAGATTGAGctgtttttcacaaaataaatttatgAAAAGGACCAACTGGTTAAGGCATTTGGTTATTCGTCAACATTGTCGAATCAAAGTCTATTTTTAGTTCAACACATGTACATAACTTTATAGCTTTAAGGGAAGGGATGGGGGTGGTGGATGTTgtaattttccaaaatgaatttttgtcatACTTGCTCTGTCAGTATGACCTGTCAGTAGTACATGAGTAAAATGACCAgtgattatattttttaaatcagcttcATCTGGCTAAATGAGTGAAGCAAGTCTCCATTCAATTCTTGCTAGCAGTTTTAAAGGGgtaagtcaaccccaaaatgttcttgacaATAATAGGCTCTATGCAACCCTACTATCCTagacacagcattctgattaataatgTGTCTGTGGAATATGAGCTAAACAGTAAAATCCacctttttgtccatctcaggggtggggccattttgccacttgaaaatgacatcacagttcctCAGGTCTCATGTAACGGCCAATCATGGCtaagcttcagaaaacaggtaagCCGTGGTTGGTTGTTACCTGTGCCATTAGCAACTACAATATCATTTTCAGGtggatccatgcat
The DNA window shown above is from Hippocampus zosterae strain Florida chromosome 9, ASM2543408v3, whole genome shotgun sequence and carries:
- the avil gene encoding LOW QUALITY PROTEIN: advillin (The sequence of the model RefSeq protein was modified relative to this genomic sequence to represent the inferred CDS: inserted 1 base in 1 codon; deleted 2 bases in 1 codon), which gives rise to MILKAPRCQSNALFRRRLLHLCLSKSNILIKSLEESDWAELCEKSQTRKCMQILLPAALNERRXFCCNQDQLFEGEINKESKRPTTTPCNMEYTFRAVTHTPGIIIWRIEKMELVQVPEKSCGHFYEGDCYVVLYTQKVKNSLHYDIHFWIGSQSSQDEQGAAAVYTTQLDDYLGSTPVQHREVQEHESDVFRGYFKQGIIYKKGGVASGMRHTEINSYDVQRLLHVKGRKRVVAKEVALCWKSFNLSDVFLLDTGKTIIQWNGPKSNKQERLKSMLLAKDIRDRERGGRAEIKVIEGDQEDNSPDIMDMLIGVLGERRIHLTDGSPDEGPHKEQTGNLTLYHVSDAEGQMKVVEVARRPLVQELLNNNDCYILDHGGSKVFVWKGKKANKAERQMAISRSLEFIKAKNYPGTTNVEVINDGGESALFKQLFQTWTVKDQTQGLGRVHTMGKVANVRQEKFDVSLMHERPEIAAQERMVDDGTGQVEVWRIENLELVPVDPQRHGYFYGGDCYLILYTYLVKNKQSYLLYIWQGRHATQDELAASALHAIDMDHMYGGAPVQVRVTMGKEPRHFLAIFKGRMVIFEGGSSRKGISEPDPSVRLFQVHGYEPANTRAIEVPALASSLNSNDVFLLKSQCGLYLWCGKGASGDERDMAKEISSVIGHNLEGLQSQIIAEGHEPFEFWETLGGQVPYADDKRLQQMVLDHEPRLFECSNKSGRFKVTEVTQFTQDDLNEDDVMLLDTWDQVFLWIGKEANRVERKEAVVSSQEYLRTHPGGRDPDTPIILIKQGFEPPTFTGWFTAWDPYKWSEGKSYEELKKELGNATSPVDVLNIYSSVENDASFQCFPAEVLVKTLVSELPRNVDPTQKERYLTDSDFCHIFGITKDEFANLPKWRQLNLKKEKGLF
- the olfml3b gene encoding olfactomedin-like protein 3A isoform X1, which produces MRGLVVFVSAVCLASAQHQALIDYLERRLLAIEDRISLWHEQATRYASELRELKQHMVSQLENLDKEKETLRVSLDSMGMRVDRVERELDYLETQNGAQPCVDVDDKLIEQQVTQVQEKQKTKYFKLTDCNDMLSTIKAMKILKRLGGSKGMWTRDTGGGSGKVFIFNGTDEDTIFEFATVQDFTRSHGLSESRQLKLPSAWQGTGHIVYNNHAYLVIQEDELTLVKYDLRNKSVVDSAVFPDQDYIPVYSLSPETVMDLAVDEEGLWVIYSTLQNEQHITLAKIDTRSLSIEQTWDTSCPRQNAEAAFVICGTLYVVYNSEQPGRSHVQCLFDVNDMVSNDDAPLIYFPKRYGAHASLKYNPLEQLLYAWDDGFQILYKLVMKKKLEV
- the olfml3b gene encoding olfactomedin-like protein 3A isoform X2, with the protein product MRGLVVFVSAVCLASAQHQALIDYLERRLLAIEATRYASELRELKQHMVSQLENLDKEKETLRVSLDSMGMRVDRVERELDYLETQNGAQPCVDVDDKLIEQQVTQVQEKQKTKYFKLTDCNDMLSTIKAMKILKRLGGSKGMWTRDTGGGSGKVFIFNGTDEDTIFEFATVQDFTRSHGLSESRQLKLPSAWQGTGHIVYNNHAYLVIQEDELTLVKYDLRNKSVVDSAVFPDQDYIPVYSLSPETVMDLAVDEEGLWVIYSTLQNEQHITLAKIDTRSLSIEQTWDTSCPRQNAEAAFVICGTLYVVYNSEQPGRSHVQCLFDVNDMVSNDDAPLIYFPKRYGAHASLKYNPLEQLLYAWDDGFQILYKLVMKKKLEV